One window of Proteiniborus ethanoligenes genomic DNA carries:
- a CDS encoding Lin0368 family putative glycerol transporter subunit, translating to MKHIGTIIGTAIAGIFVMSVWGAFAGAYGIAGGWFAGLIIIGTMWFLNHAVGLVNQDGAFVDMAVGIGMAGTMRDVFMNGGQVFIDALPTLIIVLIGGIAGGFAAAKLEKYLAAK from the coding sequence ATGAAGCATATTGGTACAATTATTGGAACTGCCATAGCTGGAATTTTTGTTATGAGTGTTTGGGGAGCATTTGCAGGAGCATATGGAATCGCTGGAGGATGGTTTGCAGGACTTATTATAATCGGAACAATGTGGTTCCTAAACCATGCAGTAGGTTTAGTTAATCAAGATGGTGCATTTGTAGACATGGCAGTAGGTATAGGTATGGCGGGTACAATGAGAGACGTATTTATGAACGGAGGACAGGTGTTTATCGATGCATTACCAACATTAATAATAGTTTTAATAGGTGGTATAGCTGGTGGATTTGCAGCGGCTAAGCTAGAGAAATATCTTGCAGCTAAATAA
- a CDS encoding Lin0368 family putative glycerol transporter subunit: MTFQYGIATFVGAFIFPFLIRLLWGKMCENWGNIGGWMAAGFIVGTAWTLNHGVSMIHQTGAWIDMAWAAGIGLFTASVVSGDKFGKGVPNYIVALLGGTLGGYILSCFL; the protein is encoded by the coding sequence ATGACATTTCAATATGGAATAGCTACATTTGTGGGAGCGTTTATATTCCCATTTCTAATTAGGCTCTTATGGGGCAAAATGTGCGAAAACTGGGGAAACATAGGGGGATGGATGGCAGCAGGCTTCATAGTTGGAACTGCTTGGACATTAAACCATGGTGTTAGTATGATTCATCAAACAGGTGCATGGATAGATATGGCTTGGGCAGCAGGAATCGGACTTTTCACAGCTTCAGTAGTGAGTGGAGATAAGTTTGGAAAGGGAGTTCCAAATTATATAGTAGCATTATTAGGAGGCACCTTAGGAGGATATATATTATCCTGCTTTTTATAA
- the glpK gene encoding glycerol kinase GlpK: MEKKYVLAFDQGTTSSRAVLFDYDGKIVGVAQKEFTQIYPKAGWVEHDPMEIWGTQSGVAREVLETAGVRPEEVAAIGITNQRETTVVWDKNTGKPVYNAIVWQCRRTASICDALKARGLEEYIRENTGLVVDAYFSGTKVKWILDNVEGAREKAESGDLLFGNIDTWLIWNLTRGKVHVTDYSNASRTMLYNIRDLKWDDKILEELNIPKSMLPEARPSSEIYGYTDEATFGGAMIPIAGIAGDQQAALFGQACFQPGMAKNTYGTGCFMLMNTGEEMVPSKNGLLTTIAWGVDGKVEYALEGSIFIAGAVVQWLRDELKLIDNAKDSEYFATRVEDNNGVYLVPAFVGLGAPYWDMYARGTIVGLTRGANRNHIIRAALESICYQTRDVLEAMQDDSGIDLQALKVDGGAVANNFLMQFQSDILGVPVHRPEVIETTALGAAYLAGLAVDFWESKEEIAKKWNVDRVFEYEMDEDKKNALYDGWKKAVSKALKWEEA, translated from the coding sequence ATGGAAAAGAAATATGTTTTGGCCTTTGACCAGGGTACGACAAGCTCAAGAGCAGTACTATTTGACTATGATGGCAAAATAGTAGGAGTTGCTCAAAAAGAATTTACACAGATATATCCTAAAGCAGGATGGGTAGAGCATGATCCTATGGAAATATGGGGAACTCAAAGTGGAGTAGCTAGAGAAGTTTTAGAAACAGCAGGTGTTAGACCAGAAGAGGTTGCTGCAATAGGTATAACAAATCAAAGAGAAACTACAGTTGTGTGGGACAAAAACACAGGTAAACCAGTATATAACGCAATAGTCTGGCAATGCAGAAGAACTGCTTCTATATGCGATGCTTTAAAAGCTAGAGGACTTGAGGAATATATAAGAGAAAATACAGGACTTGTTGTAGATGCATACTTTTCAGGAACAAAGGTTAAGTGGATACTAGATAATGTAGAGGGAGCTAGAGAAAAAGCAGAAAGCGGAGATTTGTTATTTGGTAATATTGACACATGGCTTATCTGGAATCTTACAAGAGGGAAGGTTCATGTAACTGATTATTCAAATGCTTCCAGAACTATGCTTTATAATATAAGAGATCTTAAGTGGGATGATAAAATATTAGAAGAATTAAATATTCCAAAATCAATGCTTCCAGAAGCTAGACCATCTAGTGAAATCTATGGATACACAGATGAGGCTACATTTGGCGGAGCGATGATTCCTATAGCAGGTATAGCAGGAGACCAACAGGCTGCATTGTTCGGTCAGGCATGCTTCCAGCCTGGTATGGCTAAAAATACTTATGGAACTGGCTGCTTTATGCTTATGAATACAGGAGAAGAAATGGTTCCATCTAAGAATGGGCTTCTAACTACAATAGCTTGGGGAGTAGATGGAAAGGTTGAGTATGCATTAGAGGGAAGTATATTTATAGCTGGTGCAGTAGTTCAATGGTTAAGAGATGAACTAAAATTAATCGATAATGCAAAGGACAGCGAATATTTTGCAACAAGAGTAGAAGATAATAACGGGGTTTATTTGGTTCCAGCATTTGTTGGCTTAGGAGCTCCTTATTGGGATATGTATGCAAGAGGAACTATCGTAGGCTTAACTAGAGGAGCAAATAGAAATCATATTATTAGAGCAGCACTAGAATCTATTTGCTATCAAACAAGAGATGTTCTAGAGGCTATGCAGGATGATTCAGGCATAGATCTTCAAGCTCTAAAGGTAGATGGTGGAGCAGTAGCAAACAACTTCCTAATGCAGTTCCAATCAGATATATTAGGAGTTCCTGTTCATAGACCTGAAGTAATAGAAACTACAGCATTAGGTGCTGCGTACCTAGCAGGACTAGCGGTTGATTTCTGGGAAAGCAAAGAAGAAATAGCTAAGAAATGGAATGTTGATAGAGTATTTGAGTATGAAATGGACGAAGACAAGAAGAATGCATTATATGATGGATGGAAAAAGGCTGTAAGCAAGGCTCTTAAGTGGGAAGAAGCATAG
- a CDS encoding NAD(P)/FAD-dependent oxidoreductase yields MYDIAIIGAGVIGAFIARELARYELNIVLIDKENDVSNGASKANSAIIHAGYDAKQGTNMARFNSVGNPMFDKICEELDVEFKRIGSFVVGFNEDDMQTIEELYKRGLANNITGLEIIDGDKVREMEPNLNESIVGALYAPTCGIISPWELTIALVENAADNGVEIMLNTEVVDIKRLESGYRIFTNKAEIDSEYVINCAGVYADKINSMVSKNTFTITPRKGQYFVLDKSVGDFVNTVVFQCPTKVGKGILITPTIHGNMLIGPDAKDIEDKEDVSTTTESLNYIKEISRDSASNVPVNKVITTYAGIRAEVSTGDFIIGEASDAKGFINVAGIKSPGLSSAPAIAEYVTGIVKGLTQNLKERDDFNPRRRKVIRFHKLNSIEKAELIKKEPSFGRIICRCENITEGEIIDIIRRNAGAITIDGVKRRARPGTGRCQGGFCGPRVVEILARELNKDIDEIVKDRESSYILTGKTNKGKE; encoded by the coding sequence ATGTATGACATTGCAATAATAGGTGCAGGTGTAATAGGAGCATTTATTGCAAGAGAGTTAGCTAGATATGAGCTTAACATTGTATTAATAGACAAGGAAAATGATGTATCTAATGGAGCATCAAAGGCAAATAGTGCAATAATCCACGCTGGATATGATGCTAAACAGGGGACAAACATGGCAAGATTCAACTCAGTTGGAAATCCAATGTTCGACAAAATATGTGAGGAGCTAGATGTTGAGTTTAAAAGAATTGGTTCATTTGTTGTAGGCTTTAATGAGGATGATATGCAAACCATAGAGGAGTTGTATAAGCGGGGACTAGCCAACAATATAACGGGCTTAGAGATAATAGATGGTGATAAAGTAAGGGAAATGGAACCAAACTTAAACGAATCAATAGTAGGGGCCTTATATGCGCCTACCTGTGGAATCATTAGCCCATGGGAGCTAACCATAGCCTTAGTAGAAAACGCAGCTGATAACGGAGTAGAGATAATGCTAAATACTGAAGTGGTAGACATAAAAAGACTAGAATCAGGCTATAGAATATTTACAAATAAAGCTGAAATAGACTCTGAATATGTAATAAATTGTGCAGGAGTTTATGCAGATAAAATAAATAGCATGGTATCAAAGAACACATTTACAATAACACCAAGAAAGGGACAGTATTTTGTATTAGACAAAAGTGTGGGAGACTTTGTCAATACTGTAGTATTCCAATGTCCTACAAAGGTAGGGAAAGGCATACTGATAACTCCAACAATCCATGGAAATATGCTAATAGGGCCTGATGCAAAAGATATAGAGGACAAAGAAGATGTATCAACAACTACAGAAAGCCTAAACTATATAAAAGAAATCTCCAGAGATTCAGCTTCCAATGTACCCGTAAATAAAGTAATAACAACCTATGCAGGAATAAGAGCAGAGGTAAGCACTGGAGATTTTATTATTGGAGAAGCAAGTGATGCTAAAGGATTTATAAATGTTGCAGGTATAAAATCACCTGGCCTATCATCAGCACCAGCTATAGCAGAGTATGTAACCGGAATAGTGAAAGGTCTAACCCAAAATCTCAAGGAGAGAGATGATTTTAATCCAAGAAGGAGAAAGGTTATTAGATTTCATAAGCTAAATAGCATAGAAAAAGCAGAGCTAATTAAAAAAGAGCCTAGCTTTGGAAGGATAATATGCAGATGTGAAAACATCACAGAAGGAGAGATAATAGATATTATTAGGAGAAATGCAGGAGCAATTACAATAGATGGAGTTAAGAGAAGAGCTAGACCAGGAACAGGAAGATGTCAAGGAGGCTTCTGTGGGCCTAGAGTAGTTGAGATACTGGCTAGAGAGCTTAATAAAGATATAGATGAGATAGTAAAAGATAGAGAAAGCTCATATATATTAACGGGCAAAACTAATAAAGGAAAGGAATAA
- a CDS encoding NAD(P)/FAD-dependent oxidoreductase has product MEYDIVVIGGGPAGLAAAVEAKNNGIDRVLIIERDRELGGILGQCIHNGFGLHEFKEELTGPEYAERFIEKVKELHIEYKLNTMVLNISEDKVISAINSVDGFINIKAKAIILSMGCRERTRGAINIPGTRPSGIFTAGTAQRYINMEGYMVGKKVFILGSGDIGLIMARRLTLEGAKVIGVAEIMPYSGGLTRNIVQCLHDYNIPLLLSHTITRIDGRDRVEGIEVSGVDENKRPILGTEKYYECDTLLLSVGLIPENELSNSANVKLDNITGGPIVNESMETTIEGIFACGNVVHVHDLVDYVSEEGRRAGKNAAKYIAKAFRETDKTISVKAGKGIRYIVPQVIRLNNLDNSLTLFMRSDDVYSNVIMNVKLGEEAIRSVKKRSITPGEMERVNIDVNLLKNITEEILIVELDKEVQ; this is encoded by the coding sequence ATGGAATACGATATTGTAGTTATAGGAGGCGGACCAGCAGGTTTAGCTGCAGCAGTAGAAGCAAAAAATAACGGAATCGACAGGGTCCTTATTATTGAAAGGGATAGAGAGCTTGGAGGTATATTAGGACAATGTATCCACAATGGATTTGGATTACATGAATTTAAGGAGGAATTAACTGGACCTGAATACGCTGAGAGATTTATAGAAAAGGTTAAGGAACTCCATATAGAATATAAGCTTAATACTATGGTACTAAATATATCAGAGGATAAAGTCATAAGTGCAATAAACTCAGTAGATGGGTTTATAAATATAAAAGCTAAAGCGATAATCCTTTCAATGGGGTGCAGAGAAAGAACGAGAGGAGCAATAAACATTCCTGGAACAAGACCATCAGGAATATTTACAGCAGGGACAGCTCAAAGATACATTAATATGGAAGGATATATGGTAGGGAAGAAGGTATTTATATTAGGCTCAGGAGACATTGGGCTTATAATGGCAAGACGCCTCACATTAGAAGGAGCAAAGGTTATTGGAGTAGCAGAGATAATGCCATACTCAGGAGGACTTACAAGAAATATTGTTCAGTGCCTTCATGACTATAACATACCATTATTGCTCAGCCATACTATAACTAGAATAGATGGAAGAGATAGAGTTGAAGGCATAGAAGTTTCAGGGGTAGACGAAAACAAAAGACCGATTTTAGGCACAGAAAAATATTATGAATGTGATACTCTTCTTCTTTCCGTAGGATTGATACCTGAAAATGAACTTTCAAATAGTGCTAATGTAAAGCTAGATAATATAACTGGTGGACCTATAGTAAACGAATCTATGGAAACAACCATAGAAGGAATATTTGCCTGTGGCAATGTGGTTCATGTTCATGATTTAGTTGATTATGTTAGTGAAGAAGGACGTAGAGCTGGAAAAAATGCTGCAAAATATATTGCTAAAGCCTTTAGAGAAACAGATAAAACCATTAGTGTAAAAGCAGGAAAAGGTATTAGATATATAGTACCTCAGGTAATAAGATTAAATAACCTAGATAATTCCCTAACTCTTTTCATGAGGTCAGATGATGTATATTCTAATGTTATCATGAATGTAAAGCTAGGCGAGGAAGCGATTAGAAGTGTTAAAAAGAGAAGCATTACTCCAGGAGAAATGGAGAGAGTAAATATAGATGTAAACCTCCTAAAGAATATTACGGAAGAGATATTAATAGTAGAGCTAGACAAGGAGGTACAGTAA
- a CDS encoding DUF1667 domain-containing protein, with protein sequence METICIVCPIGCRLHILKDANSSKGYIVKGNQCKRGEEYGILEMTNPTRVITSTIKINNAQLCRLPVKTNRAIPKDMNFKCMKLINSLEVDAPVRIGQIIVKDILGTGVDLIASRSMD encoded by the coding sequence ATGGAAACCATATGCATAGTTTGTCCAATAGGATGTCGTTTACACATCCTTAAAGATGCAAATAGTTCTAAGGGATATATAGTCAAAGGCAACCAATGCAAAAGAGGAGAGGAGTATGGAATACTTGAAATGACTAACCCTACTAGAGTAATTACTTCTACCATCAAGATAAATAATGCACAGTTATGCAGATTACCTGTAAAAACCAACAGAGCAATACCAAAGGACATGAACTTTAAATGTATGAAACTTATAAATTCTTTAGAAGTTGATGCACCTGTAAGGATAGGTCAGATTATTGTAAAGGATATATTAGGCACTGGAGTAGATTTAATTGCTTCAAGGAGTATGGATTAA
- a CDS encoding CobW family GTP-binding protein, with the protein MGNKTKLYLLTGFLGAGKTTFLTNILNDLSGEKVGVIMNEFGKVGIDGTIIKKEGMELVEINRGSIFCSCLQLSFVSALMEMADRSMEYVFVESSGLADPSNIGEFLEAVEVAKGHVYEYSGAICIVDGVNFLDQIEDIETVERQLRFCHLAVISKVDLIDGETLNIIKEKIKEINYKTEIGIATNGKLDYNFLEKNLMENHWADSEDTTNSPENKPKTLTLTYEGEMNKEKLVRFLDMIKQHSYRIKGFFKLEDGWNQVDVVGRKIDFKATDREEPISQLVIISRVGPQIIKPIFNAWEEIVGEEMKLR; encoded by the coding sequence GTGGGTAATAAAACAAAGCTATATTTACTTACAGGTTTTTTAGGAGCTGGAAAAACAACTTTTTTAACCAATATCTTAAATGACTTATCGGGAGAGAAAGTAGGAGTCATTATGAATGAGTTTGGGAAAGTAGGCATAGATGGAACGATTATAAAAAAAGAAGGCATGGAGCTTGTAGAAATAAATAGAGGCTCAATTTTCTGCTCATGTTTACAGCTTTCATTTGTGTCTGCACTTATGGAAATGGCAGATAGATCAATGGAATATGTTTTCGTTGAAAGCTCAGGATTAGCAGACCCATCCAATATAGGAGAGTTCTTAGAGGCTGTAGAGGTTGCAAAAGGACATGTGTACGAATATAGTGGAGCTATTTGTATAGTAGATGGAGTTAATTTTTTAGATCAAATAGAAGATATAGAAACCGTAGAAAGACAGCTCAGATTTTGCCACTTAGCAGTTATAAGCAAGGTTGATTTAATAGATGGAGAAACCTTAAATATAATTAAAGAAAAAATAAAGGAAATAAACTATAAAACAGAAATTGGAATCGCTACAAATGGGAAACTAGACTACAACTTTTTAGAAAAAAATCTTATGGAGAATCATTGGGCAGACTCAGAAGACACTACAAATTCTCCAGAGAATAAACCTAAGACTCTGACTTTAACCTATGAAGGAGAAATGAATAAGGAAAAGCTAGTTCGATTTTTAGATATGATTAAGCAGCATAGCTATAGAATAAAAGGTTTCTTTAAGCTTGAAGATGGATGGAATCAAGTCGATGTAGTTGGCAGAAAGATTGATTTTAAGGCTACTGACAGAGAAGAACCTATCTCTCAATTAGTAATAATATCGAGAGTAGGACCACAAATAATAAAGCCAATATTTAATGCTTGGGAAGAAATAGTAGGCGAGGAAATGAAGTTAAGATAA
- a CDS encoding thioredoxin family protein — protein MIIKILGTGCSKCDKLEENAKKAVKELGIDATVEKISDIREMVAYGVMQTPSLVVDDEVKVVGKVISSEEIKKYLR, from the coding sequence ATGATCATTAAAATACTTGGCACAGGATGTTCTAAATGCGATAAATTAGAAGAAAATGCAAAAAAAGCAGTAAAAGAACTAGGGATAGATGCGACAGTAGAAAAAATATCTGATATTAGAGAAATGGTAGCATATGGAGTTATGCAAACCCCTTCTCTTGTAGTTGATGATGAAGTTAAAGTTGTAGGTAAGGTCATATCATCAGAGGAGATTAAAAAATACTTAAGATAA